A stretch of the Pan paniscus chromosome 2, NHGRI_mPanPan1-v2.0_pri, whole genome shotgun sequence genome encodes the following:
- the VILL gene encoding villin-like protein isoform X7, translated as MMIQWNGPKTSISEKARGLALTYSLRDRERGGRAQIGVVDDEAKAPDLMQIMEAVLGRRVGSLRAATPSKDINQLQKANVRLYHVYEKGKDLVVLELATPPLTQDLLQEEDFYILDQGGFKIYVWQGRMSSLQERKAAFSRAVGFIQAKGYPTYTNVEVVNDGAESAAFKQLFRTWSEKRSRNQKLGGRDKSIHVKLDVGKLHTQPKLAAQLRMVDDGSGKVEVWCIQDLHRQPVDPKRHGQLCAGNCYLVLYTYQRLGRVQYILYLWQGHQATADEIEALNSNAEELDVMYGGVLVQEHVTMGSEPPHFLAIFQGQLVIFQERAGHHGKGQSASTTRLFQVQGTDSHNTRTMEVPARASSLNSSDIFLLVTASVCYLWFGKGCNGDQREMARVVVTVISRKNEETVLEGQEPPHFWEALGGRAPYPSNKRLPEEVPSFQPRLFECSSHMGCLVLAEVVFFSQEDLDKYDIMLLDTWQEIFLWLGEAASEWKEAVAWGQEYLKTHLAGRSPATPIVLVKQGHEPPTFIGWFFTWDPYKWTSHPSHKEVVDGSPAAASTISEITAEVNNFRLSRWPGNGRAGAMALQALKGSQDSSENDLVRSPKSGGSRTSSSVSSTSATINGGLRREQLMHQAVEDLPEGVDPARREFYLSDSDFQDIFGKSKEEFYSMATWRQRQEKKQLGFF; from the exons ATGATGATTCAGTGGAATGGGCCCAAGACCAGCATTTCTGAGAAGGCTCGG GGGCTGGCCTTGACCTACAGCCTCCGGGACAGGGAACGTGGTGGTCGTGCACAGATTGGTGTGGTGGATGATGAGGCCAAAGCCCCGGACCTCATGCAGATCATGGAGGCTGTGCTGGGCCGCAGGGTGGGCAGCCTgcgtgccgccacgcccagcaaGGATATCAACCAGCTGCAGAAGGCCAATGTTCGCCTGTACCA TGTCTATGAGAAGGGCAAAGACCTGGTGGTCCTGGAGTTGGCGACCCCCCCACTGACCCAGGACCTGCTGCAGGAGGAG GACTTCTACATCCTGGACCAGGGTGGCTTCAAGATCTATGTGTGGCAGGGACGCATGTCTAGCCTCCAGGAGAGAAAGGCTGCCTTCAGCCGGGCTGTG GGCTTCATCCAGGCCAAGGGCTACCCGACCTACACCAATGTGGAGGTGGTGAACGACGGCGCCGAGTCGGCCGCGTTCAAGCAGCTCTTCCGGACTTGGTCTGAGAAGCGGAGCAGGAACCAGAAGCTCGGCGGGAGGG ATAAATCGATTCATGTAAAGCTGGACGTGGGCAAGCTGCACACCCAGCCTAAGTTAGCGGCCCAGCTCAGGATGGTGGACGACGGCTCTGGGAAGGTGGAG GTGTGGTGCATCCAGGACTTACACAGGCAGCCTGTGGACCCCAAGCGTCATGGACAGCTGTGTGCAGGCAACTGCTACCTTGTGCTCTATACATACCAGAGGCTGGGCCGTGTCCAGTACATCCTGTACCTGTGGCAG GGCCACCAGGCCACTGCGGATGAGATTGAGGCCCTGAACAGCAACGCTGAGGAACTAGATGTCATGTATGGTGGCGTCCTAGTACAGGAGCATGTGACCATGGGCAGCGAGCCCCCCCACTTCCTCGCCATCTTCCAGGGCCAGCTGGTGATCTTCCAG GAGAGAGCTGGGCACCATGGAAAGGGGCAGTCAGCATCCACCACAAGGCTTTTCCAAGTGCAAGGCACTGACAGCCACAACACCAGGACCATGGAGGTGCCAGCCCGTGCCTCATCCCTCAACTCCAGTGACATCTTCTTGCTGGTCACAGCCAGCGTCTGCTACCTCTGGTTTGGGAAG GGCTGTAATGGTGATCAGCGTGAGATGGCACGGGTGGTGGTCACTGTCATTTCCAGGAAGAACGAGGAAACGGTGCTGGAGGGTCAGGAGCCTCCCCACTTCTGGGAGGCCCTGGGAGGCCGGGCCCCCTACCCCAGCAACAAGAG GCTCCCTGAGGAGGTCCCCAGCTTCCAGCCACGACTGTTTGAGTGCTCCAGCCACATGGGCTGCCTGGTCCTCGCAGAAGTGGTGTTCTTCAGCCAGGAGGACCTGGACAAGTATGACATCATGTTGCTGGACACCTGGCAGGAG ATCTTCCTGTGGCTTGGGGAAGCTGCAAGTGAGTGGAAGGAGGCGGTGGCCTGGGGCCAGGAGTACCTGAAGACCCACCTAGCAGGGAGGAGCCCGGCCACACCCATCGTGCTGGTCAAGCAGGGCCATGAGCCTCCCACCTTCATTGGATGGTTCTTCACTTGGGACCCTTACAAGTGGACT AGCCACCCGTCCCACAAGGAAGTGGTGGATGGCAGCCCGGCAGCAGCATCAACCATCTCTGAGATAACAGCA GAAGTCAACAACTTCCGGCTATCCAGATGGCCGGGCAATGGCAGGGCAGGTGCCATGGCCCTGCAGGCCCTCAAGGGCTCCCAGGACAGCTCAGAGAATGATCTGGTGCGAAGCCCCAAGTCGGGTGGCAGCAGAACCAGCAGCTCCGTCAGCAGCACCAGCGCCACGATCAACGGGGGCCTGCGCCGGGAACAACTGATGCACCAGGCTGTTGAGGACCTGCCAGAGGGCGTGGACCCTGCCCGCAGGGAG TTCTATCTCTCAGACTCTGACTTCCAAGATATCTTTGGGAAATCCAAGGAGGAATTCTACAGCATGGCCACGTGGAGGCAGCGGCAGGAGAAAAAGCAGCTGGGCTTCTTCTGA